A region of the Ammospiza nelsoni isolate bAmmNel1 chromosome 14, bAmmNel1.pri, whole genome shotgun sequence genome:
CCCCTCACTGTGCATCTCCGTCACATGGCCACTTGACTAGTGCGTGGCTGGTGCAGCCTGTCCCGCTGGGGACGTGGATCTCTGCCCGGGGCCGTGGGCTGCCGGCCCTTTGTGGGCAGGAAGGACCCTTCTCTGAACTGAGCCATCCCAGAGAAACACCACGAGCTCGTACACACCAGCAGCGTTGAGGCTTTGACTCCCCGGAGGCCCCGAGCGGCGAGGGAGGGGAACAGGATGCTCTCCACCACCGGCCTGCTGGGATgtgtccccaaaatccccaggTGCCTGGACTGCTGGGATGTGTCCCTGAAGTCCCCAGGTGCCTGGACTGCTGGGATGTGTCCCTAAAGTCCCCAGGTCACCACTGGATGGATTCCCCTTTCCCGGCAGGCTCCGgcgcgggccggggcagcgcaGCCCGGGTTCTTCTcgctccctcccctccctcccaggcTGGACTCACCCTGTGCAGATCGGTCTGTCCTTTCTAGTGCCAGTggaactgttttatttttattttgggtttttggttttgttttttttgttgtttgttttttttttttttttttgtacctgCTTGTTTACTAGTCTCTCCTAGTGCCATGCACCAGCTTTTCACACACACGTAcgtacacacacacagcagagaaCAACACGATTTTAACATGTTCCCCTCCTTTTTTGTAAATAAATGTACAAATTGTcaatttttttgggtttttttttttgttttgtttttttttcttttttaattaaaggaaTTATGCTTGATGTGCTAGCATAACTGTACTAGCTTCTTGTGTACCATAGTACCAGGTGGCTTGAGAATTAGTACCGACAGACAGACCGATGGAGACATTTATTACACTTTTTACCAAAGGGAGTTATCATTGTAGTGCTTTTGTGTGGaaacttttttctcctttttttgtaaataaaaaaaataatgtctttGTTCTTAACTGGAGGAAGACACTCGCTCACCCACAGCCGTGTTCCTGGTCTGAGGCACTGTTGCAGCatgcaggttttggggtgggagaggggaggggggaagagGGAGGTGTAATCCAACCCCTTTTCTAAGGCTGGcaagaggaaacagcagaaGCAGCATGTGCACTTGGGGGTTAAACAACTGAGGTATAAGCAGCctgaaagaaatataaatatagagtatataattttaattttttttaatgtttggcttttttcctgGTGGGTAATTTTTATCCACCTTGTCTTCCAGCTCCAAGGATGTTTGCTTTTGGGAAGTGTTGCTGAGCAACTCAGCTGGGGCTGATTGTGCTGatgtatttttccctttctgtcttGGAGAAAACATCATGGGAAATACCAAGCCAGTACTcgacagagctgctgtgtgtgtgtgtgtgggcaagagaaggaggagggacTGAGGGGGGGCTTGGTGCATTTCACTCCAGAAATCCACATATgggatatatatttttttaagcagagaaATTTAACGCTGGCAGATATTTAAAACACGGGGGAAgattctgaatttaaaaataaagaagtcaGCACAGACTTTGTAAGCCGCGACAGCCACCACTGCACCGTGCCTCCTCAAACGGAGGTGGCTTTCCTAGCaaaaatccctgctgccagtgctgcacaCCTGGAGTGGCTTCCATCGTCCCTGGACTCACTGTGCAggttcacagaatcatagaacacACACTTTGCTAGCAATAAATCACCTGCGTCCTTTCTCCTTGCTGTAACCAGGCAGGAAGGGGCTCTCATGTGTCCTCTTCCATTCCAAAGGTATCATGCACGCTCCCCTATTActtcccccctttttttattCTGGTGTATGCTCAAGGTGATGTGGGAGGGAAAATCTTTGGTGATTAAGACTTCTGGCCAGCTTGGAAgtaccagctgctgctgcttggtggGTCCTATGCCTGCACGTCATTGAGCCAAGGGGGCTGGTGCAGGTCCCTGGGACACACCATGGGGAGACCTCTGCCTCTGGTGCTCCATCTgacaccccagctctgctcccagcctgtaCAATAGCagaggtttgcttttttttccaattttctttttatttgatCTTGCTTTTTGTATTCTGTAATGTGATCCCCGGCTCTGGGCGGGCTCGGCCGCGCCTGCGCCgagccgggcggggcgggggctcGGCCGCTGCCATGGCCGCGATCAAGCACCGGCGCACGGCGCTGGAGCGAGTGGAGAAGTTCCTGTCCGACTCCTACTTCACCGACTGCAACCTGCGGGGCAGGTGGGCGGCGCGGGGACTCTCCGGGACACTCTCGGGGCGCTCCGCTGGGTCCCCGCGGGCTGGGGACGCTGCCCCGGGCGCTGCCGGCCGTGGGTgcggggctcggggggctcaGTGGTCTCACGCTGAGGGGACAaatctcacacacacacactctcctTAGTGGGCATAGAGCGCTGTCCTGGGGCTCCACGGcacagccccgcagccccctgccctcccctggcCGCCCAGGCCCTTTATTCCCCAGCCATCTGTTAATATTATTGAGGGTGATGGGTGCTGGCAGGGCGATTCAGCCGAGCTGTGAAAgctctctgtccctgggcttgTCCGAGCGGGACTGATCTTGTTCATGTGCCCGTCTCGGACCGCAGGCTTTTCGGGGATCGCTGTCCCCCGGCATCGCTGTCCTGCCTCCAGACCCCGCGGCGCATCCCGTACCAGGAGGCTGTGGCGCAGCAATTCGGGCCGGCGCAAGTGGGAGAATCCTTCGGGCCCACGTGAGTAGCAGGTTTCGGTGGTGCTGTGCCCCTGGTGGGGTCGGAGCTCGTGTCTCAGAGGTGTTTGTGTGGGTGGGTGCTCACAAGCTCTCCCTGGTGAAGGCTTGAGTTGATCTTCCCTGCTGAGTGCTTGGAGGTGGCTGCTCAGAAGCCCTAAGGGAGATTTCATGAGGGAACTCACAAGTTTCTTGCTGGTTTTTGCTGATAGCTCCTTGTGACCGTGGTTGTGTCTCTGACGCTTCTTGGGGGGATGTGTTTGCTTGTCAAGTTTGGGAGGAGATTCTTAACCCAGCAGTGGGCAGACAAGATGCCACTGCCGGTTTCTCTGGGGTTCCAGAAAGGCACAGGTTAAATCAGGTGTGTATGTGGACAGGCAGCATCCTGTGTGTGAATCCCATCAAACTCGTGGGCTGTCCCCTCTCTGGTTTTTCCATGGAGGGCTCTGAGGGAGCGTGCTGTCCCTCGGGAGAAGGTCACACAGTGGACTGAGGTTGCTGCCTGCTCTCTTCCAGGTGGGAGACGTGCTGGTTTAAGGTGGAGCTGAGCATCCCCCCGGCGTGGGCAGGGCGGGAAGTGCACTTCGTCTGGGAGAGTGACGGGGAGGGCATGGTGTGGCGAGATGCCCAGCCCGTCCAGGTATGGAGACACGGATCAGAGGTGTGCCAGTGCCCTGCTGTGTACACAGGGTGACCTTTGGAATCCATATCGTGGTTTGTGCAGGGctctgttcctgttcctgtgccAACAATTATCCCACAGTGTGTGGGACCAGCCCCTCTGGACTTTGGGGTATCTTATCCTGCCCATCCAGCCTGCTGTCATGGACTTCTGCTGAATGTGCCATCTCCCTGTGCAGGGATTGACCAAGGAAGGTGAGAAGACCAGCTACATCCTGACAAGAAGCCTGAAAGAGTCAGAGCCCCACAGGTGGGTGATCAGGCATGCCAGAGCCCCCCGCTGCTGGGAGACCTTGGTGTTGCTGGAAGCCAAGGGGCTGAGGACACACACACGTCCTTGTCTGTGTCCTGGTGCTTGTGACTGCTCCCTGATGGTTTCCTCATGTCCCCACAGCCTGACACTGTACGTGGAGCTGGCCTGCAATGGGCTCTTTGGAGCTGGCAAGGGCAGCATGATCGCCCCTCCAGACCCGGACAGGAGGGTTACCCTGAGCAAGGCTGAGCTGGTTGTCTTCAACAGAGATGTCTATGAACTGCTGGTGGATCTGGAAATACTGCTGGACATGGCTCAGGTCTGGGAgctcttcttccctttttcaccttttcctCAGCTTCACTGcttcttctcctgctgctgttctatGGCCTGAGACCTTGGAGGAGAAAATGTTTGCTGCTTCTGCAATTTAGCACAATTGACACTGTCTAggcttgatgatccttgtgggtcccttccaactcaggatattctagAGTTGGAGAAAACTGAATTGAGAGAAGCCAATAGGTGTTTTTTCATCTGCTTTCTGCTCCAAAGCAGGCTATGTTTACCACAGTCCCCTGGAATGGGCATATGTGGAACCTGGATTGGGAAGGCATGTGAGAAAAGGCCAAAGGCTGTGTTTGTGAAGCAGAGACATGGTGTTTACCTGTTATGACTGCCTGAGATAGATGTTGAAAGAAGGTAGCAGGTTCTCCTGGAGACAGGTAACATCTGAGCTGATACAGTGGCCAGAGTCATGCTTTTATCCCTCTCAACCCCAGCTCCTCGGGGAGGAGAACCAGAGGAGTTTCCAGGCACTCTACACTGCCAACCAGATGGTCAACGTGTGTGATGTTACAGACCCCTCCACCTTCCCTGCTGCACGGGACCAGGCTGCAGCCATCTTCAGCCAGAGGAACGGCGAGAGCCAGCACACCATCCATGCCATGGGACACTGCCACATTGACTCTGGTGAGAGCAGCAGCGCTCCCTCTCCTCTCACTGGAGGCCAGGGTGTGCTGCCCAAGGGGAGAACAGGCTGCCcttgggctccaggcacacctTGAGAGCAGGGAATGGGCCCTGTGTGCTGCCACATTGCTGGTTTGTCACTGGGGCAGTGAGGAGTATGAGTCTGGCTGGCTGAGCCCTTTGGAACACTGATGGGACTGGGGATGAGGGGTGAATTACAGCCTGCTGTCTTACACCTGTTGGGCTTCACCCCTCAATTTCCCATCCCAGGAGGGGTTTCAGAGAGGCTCCAGCTCCGTGAGGAGCTTGTGTTAGGTGATAACCAtggctgcctgtccctgcagcctggctgtggcccTATGAGGAGACCATCCGTAAGTGTGCCCGGAGCTGGGTCACCGTGGTGCATCTGATGGAGCACAATCCAGAGCTCACCTTTGCCTGCTCCCAGGTGAGGGATCTCCCTCTGGACacctctcctctgctcctggcatgTTGCTTCTCCAGCAAAGAAGATGGGGGGATGTAACTGGGTTGAGGCTGTTTGGGGTCTGGGCTCTTCAAGGAGACAAGGGCAATTGTTAGTGGATATAAAGTTGTTTATTGCATGAATACATCAGTCTTGAAGGCAGAGAGTTCAAGGTGTTAAAAGTCCATGCTAAAGTATTAAAACCCATGCTAAAAGCTTTCTGGCATAGAGTCTCaggcaagagctgcagctgcaacaGCTGCTCTCTGGTGTAGGGAAGTCCCAGGCTTcgtgcaggaacagcagcagcagggaccacggccttccttctttcttctttcttctttcttctttcttctttcttctttcttctttcttctttcttctttcttctttcttctttcttctttcttctttctcctttcttctttcttctttcttctttcttctttcttctttcttctttcttctttctcctttctttcttttttctttattcttctttcttttcttctttcttcttccttcttatcttcttcttcttgttcctTTTAATACAGGGGGACTCTTATACACAAAACTACCAATCTAAGCTAAAAGCATGATTCTAAAACATTCtttctaaaccaatctaaactTCATTCTAATCTGCGAAAGTAGTATGAAAGTAGTGTCAGCTCTTACCTAAAAAACTAGGTATATAATATTGTCTATATACACAGATACACTATCTGTTTTCTTACTTATAATTTACATGTATAAGTTTATCATCTATTCATGTGAATAGTTCTATCTATTTACACATATAGTTCTGTCTGTTCTAGAGATGCAGTCAAagttctgctgtgtttttgatATGTCTGGAGCTAAGTTACTGAACTTTAAACTAGGCCTTAGGGCCTTTACTAGCTAACACAGTTTCTTAAGgtacttaaaatatatttctactTTCTTAAAACTGTAACTTACACTTGCACTTAAACCTACACTTCTGCTTCGTATCTATGTGGCTTAATACATCTTAATTTCTCCAAAGGCTTTAATTCAGCCGCTGCATTCATGTGTCTCTCTGAGGAGCTCAGAGAGGCTTGCAATCCCACAAGTGACGAGCCAGAAGTGCTGCagggggcagggcaggctgtggggagctggggctgacccctgtgccctggcaggcTCAGCAGTTCCAGTGGGTGCGGAGCTGCTACCCCGGGCTCTACGCGCGCATTCAGCACTTGGCGGCCAAGGGACAGTTCATCCCTGTGGGGGGCACCTGGGTGGAAATGGTGAGTAGCACGGTGAGCCTGGCTTGGCACACCCTCCTTGTGCCACCCTCTGGGACCAGGGGGGAGCAGAGCCTTTGCTGAGCCTGTCTGCTTGGTGGTGGTCTCCAGGCCTaggagcagcagctgtctgAAGCGTCCAGCCTGGCAAAAGTACAGTGCTCCTATGGAGGTCTTACAAgatctctccttccctctgcctggcTTTCCTCATGGCCTCCCTGTGCCTTCCCCAGGATGGGAACCTGCCCAGCGGGGAGTCCATGGTGAGGCAGTTTCTCCAGGGCCAGAGGTTCTTCCAGGAGCAGTTTGGCCGGATCTGCACAGAGGTACTTGTTCTTTTCCATCACACCCTCCTCACCCACCGTGTCCTTGCAGCCCTTGCTctttgtggggctgggctgacCTGTGTGTgtctctccctgtgctcctgtgccCCAGTTCTGGCTGCCAGACACGTTTGGGTACTcggcccagctgccccagctgaTGCGTGGCTCTGGGATCCGGCGCTTCCTCACGCAGAAGCTCAGCTGGAACCTGGTGAACTCCTTCCCggtgagctctgctgccttctcctcagGGGATGGACACTGTGGGTGCTGGAGTCTTCTGCAGGGCTGGACCTGTTGGTTCCACAGCTCCTCAGTTCAGCTAACACAGGCTCTGCTTCCAGGAGCCGCTAGGTTTTGGTGGCAGGGATGTCCTGTCAGGCTTCAGGAGAGAGGAAGGACATGATTAGAGATGTCTAATCTCTAATCCAGCCAGGCCCCTGGCCTAGATATTCCTTCTGCTTCCAGATGGGAAGCTGTGAGTTGTGTGCAGATCCAACGGACAGCaatccagcccctgccctggtgGCATTCCCTGTTCTTGTCCTCTCCTTGCACTGATCCATCAGGGCATCCTGCACCTCCCTGGAGAGAAAGTGAAGGCCCACTTTGAACCCTGAGGAGGCTCTGCCATGCCCTTATGCACcacaattttcctttctctcccctccAGCACCACACCTTTTTCTGGGAAGGCATTGACGGTTCCCAGGTCCTGACCCATTTCCCCCCTGGTGACTCCTATGGGATGCAGGGGCGAGTGGCAGAGGTGAGTGAGGTGCCAGACCTGCATGAgaagggcagtgccagccctctgaggggctctgggagaGTGGGGGGGAGCAGGATACCTGGCAGCATTGTTGGACAAAGGCTGTTGGGGTGCCTGATGTGCCTGTGCCTGATTTAGGCACTTTGGGCTGGGGAAGAAGAGCAAAACTGGGCTTTGCACCCTAAAGACTGACCTGGCTTTCTTGtatggagctgtgggagctggggctgggtgcCAGGGGATTGCAGCTGCCCAAAAATCCCTCCAGGTGCTGAAAACAGTGAAGAACAACAAGGACAAAGGCCGTGTGAACCACAGCGCATTCCTCTTCGGCTttggggatggaggaggaggccCCACGCAGAAGATGCTGGACAGGATGAAGAGAATGAGAGACACAGATGGGCTGCCCAGGTGAGAGGAGTGCTCCCACCCTCTCTCCTGGCAGGGGCATTTGCTCTGAGCCAGGTCTGGTGTTCAGCAGTGccaaagaaagggagaaggacAGGGAGATGGGCAAGCAGAAGGCTGGGAAGGATTCTCAGGGCATGGAATCTCTCCATCATCAAGAGCTGTAAGAAGAGGTCCACAGGGCAGCCATGGACTGCTTGTGAGCCCTCAGGAGAGCTGTGGGGTGAagggccagcccagcagctgtgcctggggaatGTCACAGGAGAGGGGtaggagaagggagaggggaaTACTTTGTATGGTTGTGCTGCAGATTTTGAGGCCTGACACCTTTCCAGCCCAGATGCACTCTTAGCTTCTCCCCAGGCTTCTCCCCAGCTTCTCCCCAGCTCATcactgtctgtgtgtctgtcccacAGGGTGCAGATCTCCACTCCAGACCAGCTCTTTTCTGTCTTGGAGAAGGAATCATCCCAGCTGTGCACCTGGGTGGGAGAGCTCTTCCTCGAGCTGCACAATGGCACCTACACCACTCAGGCCCAGGTGAGGGTCCCATCCCAGGCAAGGGGGCCAAGCACACTCACAACACCTGCAAGCAGCCaaccctgctgccctggagcagggattcTGCTGCTGGTATGAGAGATCCATCCCAGCTACCCACCTCCTGAGCATCTCCCTTCTGTCCTTACCAGATAAAGAAGGGCAATCGAGAGTGTGAGCGGATTCTGCATGACGTGGAagtgctcagcagcctggctgtggctcaGGACTCAGCGTTCCAGTACCCTGCCAgccacctccagcagctctggaggtgAGTGAGGGAGGGagcactgctggtgctggggcagagctcagtgctgagcactgtgtgtgcacagcccctgctgcaaaTTTTCCTACCTGGAAAGAATTTGCTGCTCTGCTTGATTCTCCTGCTGAAAGATAACTCCAAaccctcactgctctgctgtctggAAGCTTCATTTCCTACCAAAGCTTCTTCCTCCCCAGTTCTGGCTTGTTTGAGCTTGTGCAACAAGGTATCTCATAGCCCTGAGGGGTAAAAACAAATATCTCTTACTGCCCGTGGTTGTGGTTTACTGACAGCTGACGGGCCCTAACATGAAGGGATTTAAAGGATGCTgtggaaaaaatccttttctctcAAGTGCTGGGTAATGGGGGAATAAGGAACAGTTATTAAGATTGTCTGTCTTGCAAACAGGGCTCTTGTTTGAGAGAAGAGCTTGTTCTAAGCCAGCACAAATCCGGCGCTCTGTGCCACTTTCTTCCCTGGTTTCTGCTCTCTGTTTTAGGTTACTGCTGCTCAACCAGTTCCACGATgtcctgccaggcagctgcatccagctggtggTTGAGGATGCCCTGCAATACTACACAGGTGAGCAGGGAGTTTGGCTGGGAGGGCGCTcacctgtggcagcagctgctgcctggtggggctggggaggctccagccctgggctgccagggccagctcagCAGGCATGTCTGAAATGGTGTTAAATTAGCAGCCAGGGGATTGAGAACCATCCCAATTTATTGCCTTTTCTGCTTGCTGCTGGCATGCCAGGATAGGCCCCCAGCAAGGTTTGtttctgcctgcccaggggTGCTTGCAGGAGCTTCGGTAACCGGAATTTTCCAGCCgagctggcacagctcattGTAATCTTGTAACAACAAAGTTCGGAATAATTATACACTTGAATCGCTAATAGATAATAGCAATTAATGATAATTAGCAATTGTAGCTTGGAAGGAGATGAAGTGTGTGTACATTTGCATGGAGAGTGCCAGAAGCTCTCTCAGAGCCAACTGAGGCCCTTCTGTTGCCCAGAGATCCGCAGGGCtggtgctcagctgcaggaggaggctgtgcagtgcctgtgcagggatctgctgcagccccaggcctgcagcacccacagctccctcGTGTTGAACACCTTGGCCTGGGAACGCACCGAGGTGATCGCCAGCCCTGGACCAGGTGGAACAGAGACTTTGGGTATGTCTGACCTGGAGTTCCTAACAGGGAAAtgctctgcctttccctcccCTGGGGAGGCTTTTATTGACTGTTCAGCTTGTTCTTTGGACAACTTGAAAGGGAATAAAGTGCTCTGAAGTATgcatgaggaagaggagggtaTGGGAGGAGGCGGTAGATCTGACatgacagcagcagggcagcagtggtGTCACTTAGGGTTCAGTCTGGGGTGAGTGTTGGAGCAgaactgtcacagacatcttttatgggaactcctttccttgggatttttcttcctgaggagctgagaggcctcaggaacaaaatgtaaacattgattatctgctgctgtggaatgcaacaggtgcatctgtgattggtctcatgttggatgtttgtaattaatggccaatcacagtcagctggcttggacagagagccaagccacaaacctttcttatcattccttcttattctattctaagctagccttctgaggaaatcctttcttccattcttttagtatagttttaatgtaatatatatcataaaataacaaatcaagccttctgaaacatggagtcagatcctcatctcttccctcagcctgagacccctgtgaacacggtcacacagaacctcttttctttccagctctGGTGACAGTCCCCAGCATGGGCTATGCCCTGGTGCAGGAGCCATTTGTGCCTCCTCAGCCTGTGGCAGTGAGGAAACAGGTAAGCACAAGGCAGATTTCCTCAGGTTCCCCACATCAGAGGTTGTTTGAGTGGAAATCAGGGTTAGGGTTgaaaggaggagaaatctcAGGAATCCACATGTTAAATTTGCTTTGgaggcacagctcccacaggTGTGGGTGTGTGACACCTGTTTCTGGCCTTTTCCCAAGGAGGATGGCTCCATTACCATGGAGAATGGGGTCATTGCTGTCTGCCTGGACACGATGGGGCGCCTGACCTCGCTTCAGCTGCTGGACTCAGGGAGGTCTGTGTCACCCAGTTCCTGGCCCTGAGCTCctcaaacctctcccaggactTCTCACTGTGCACCTTTCTCCACTGCCAGTCTTTCTGATGCTGCTGTTCCCCTGTTCCACTTTCTTTCAGAGAGTCAGTCCCAGATGGCTGCTATGCCAACCAGTTTGCACTCTTTGATGATGTTCCCCTCTACTGGGATGCCTGGGATGTGATGGATTATCACTTGCAAACCAGGTAGAGGAGCAGTGCATGCAGCACCTGGATTTTGGGTTTGCCCTGAGATTCCTGCCTCCCTGTCAGTCCTAGCTGTGAGAGAGAAGTGAGTGCCTGCTGCATTGGGATTGGGATCTACCAGGCTGAGACTctctctgccttccttcctctctctaGGAAGCCAGTGACCACACTGctgaagcctctggaaatcaccCTGGCTGGGGGCCTGCGGGGAAGTGTGAGCTTCTCCCTGCAGGTGGGGAAAAGCAGCACCTTAACCCAGGAGATCATCCTGGATGCCATGTGCCCCTACCTCCGCTTCCTGACCCAGGTTTGGCCCGTGGCTGCTGTGTGACACTGACACCctgtgcagctgggagctggggagctgcacCTTGGGCCTGAATTATATCCCCCCTCGCTGTATTCTTCCCTGGAGTCCCCTGCTTGAGCAAGCAGCCCAAGGCTGGGGTCCCAAGGGCCAGGGGTGGAGGTGGGACCCACCAGTTGATCCGTGTTGAGACTCTGGTGTGATTTTGTTGTAGCTGGCATGCACTGGCTGCTGCACACCAGGACATGAGAAATGCAGTGTTTGCCTGTCAGTCCCCCATGGTGACATCCTTCCACTGCCACGTTTAGGTGGAGTGGAAGGAGGCCCACAAGTTCCTGAAGGTGGAGTTCCCCGTGCAGGTGCGGAGCACGAACGCCACCTACGAGATCCAGTTTGGGCACCTGCAGCGGCCGACGCACTGGAACACGTCCTGGGACTGGGCTCGCTTCGAGGTgagagggagctgctctgctcctggggctgctcctgctgcaggcagtgcccctgTGTGCTGAACATCCCTTGTGCCTGCTCAGGTGTGGGCTCACAAGTG
Encoded here:
- the MAN2C1 gene encoding alpha-mannosidase 2C1 translates to MAAIKHRRTALERVEKFLSDSYFTDCNLRGRLFGDRCPPASLSCLQTPRRIPYQEAVAQQFGPAQVGESFGPTWETCWFKVELSIPPAWAGREVHFVWESDGEGMVWRDAQPVQGLTKEGEKTSYILTRSLKESEPHSLTLYVELACNGLFGAGKGSMIAPPDPDRRVTLSKAELVVFNRDVYELLVDLEILLDMAQLLGEENQRSFQALYTANQMVNVCDVTDPSTFPAARDQAAAIFSQRNGESQHTIHAMGHCHIDSAWLWPYEETIRKCARSWVTVVHLMEHNPELTFACSQAQQFQWVRSCYPGLYARIQHLAAKGQFIPVGGTWVEMDGNLPSGESMVRQFLQGQRFFQEQFGRICTEFWLPDTFGYSAQLPQLMRGSGIRRFLTQKLSWNLVNSFPHHTFFWEGIDGSQVLTHFPPGDSYGMQGRVAEVLKTVKNNKDKGRVNHSAFLFGFGDGGGGPTQKMLDRMKRMRDTDGLPRVQISTPDQLFSVLEKESSQLCTWVGELFLELHNGTYTTQAQIKKGNRECERILHDVEVLSSLAVAQDSAFQYPASHLQQLWRLLLLNQFHDVLPGSCIQLVVEDALQYYTEIRRAGAQLQEEAVQCLCRDLLQPQACSTHSSLVLNTLAWERTEVIASPGPGGTETLALVTVPSMGYALVQEPFVPPQPVAVRKQEDGSITMENGVIAVCLDTMGRLTSLQLLDSGRESVPDGCYANQFALFDDVPLYWDAWDVMDYHLQTRKPVTTLLKPLEITLAGGLRGSVSFSLQVGKSSTLTQEIILDAMCPYLRFLTQVEWKEAHKFLKVEFPVQVRSTNATYEIQFGHLQRPTHWNTSWDWARFEVWAHKWLDLSEHGFGVALLNDCKYGASAHRNVLSLSLLRAPKSPDATADIGHHQFTYAVMPHQGSFQEAGVIQQAYNLNFPLHVVPASCAQCPAWSAFSVSSPAIVLEAVKQAEDRPEAVVVRLYEAHGSTVTAWLQTPLPVKEAMLCDLLERPLAQGHLPLEKQGLRLSFTPFRVLSVLLVWSH